The Culex quinquefasciatus strain JHB chromosome 2, VPISU_Cqui_1.0_pri_paternal, whole genome shotgun sequence genome contains the following window.
ACTTTATTTAATCTGCATACCTTGGAGCACATAAGCATATTGACAGCAGTTAACCAAAGAGTATTGAGAGTATTCTATTCTCTCTGAGTTAATTGttgacaaaaatcattttttacgtTACATTATATAAAAACGCTcccaaataacatttttcaaatcttgattctttGAAAGGCACTATTGAAGCTTGAAAGCTGGCTGGAACTATAAGATGTGAACAAGGAAGTTTGTAACAACAACATCAAGTATagcctacaacttttctgaagacaccatcTTGATCAGAATGTCAagatcagggatggaataatcacgaaaaaatcagtttcgctttcgaactttcttcacctGTGAAAGAGAgaagaggcaaatcacgcaaaagaaaatcgctcccgaaatcttccCAAGAAATTCAATCTGTTAatgattttttctgaatttccttgtcagcaccactcataaatatttatttcactttgtttacacacattgtccatctacaaaatttgacaggtcatttttcgacgtgtgacgttacacttccaagtgtagtagtgaaaaagatgttccgccgaaaaatcaagatgatgattttttttagattctttttaccgatttttcgtgtgcgagagaggagagccatgctcccttcggattgtgtctcttgatgaacatccaaagattttcttttgatgatgattattccatcgctggtcaAGAGACAGGTTTGCAAATGCTTTTGTATGGACAGGTCCCTAGTTTTATGGGGGTTTGCACATAGAaaccaattataaaaaaatggcaaatttagACATAATGAATCGATGGACAAGGattaatcaaaaagtacaatgAAAAATCGATTAgcaaaaaaagctatttttcactgttatttttttacttacaCAAgagccaaaaattaaaaaaaaactataaaatttccCAGAGAAAACAGTGTTCCATCTTGCTTCTGTGATAAAGTTAGAGCAAGAAAGCTCCATACTTGCGTAAGAAAAGTTTAGACAATATTCTTTATATTTGACGCTTTATATAAGTTTAAAAACTTagttaaaaaaagtacaaaaatcaaaataaaaaagtttccaTATTGCGTCTATAAAGTATATCtcgaaaatcggcaaaaatttaCTCCATCACCCTCCCTCCATttctatgtcacactttgtcttGCTGATTCAGCCCCCTTAGAATTATACATAGAATTTGGTCGGAACCTCCCCACGTTCTTTTGTATACGATTGTTGCATGATTAACATATTACAATTCGGAGTTAAATTGAgacaatttacattttttaaaattttaatttaattttttagttgACTATTCTTGTGATAGAAATCACCAGCGAtagattttggaaaatcttatgATTTAAGGCAAAGCCATTGATCATTTCAGAGAAAAATAATCATCACTCTTAAATGCTCTgtattgaatttaatttaacgaatttctgcaccaaaatgaaccagcatatgccggttgttgccttcttaaaGCCGCTGAAGAaagttttgatatttatcaaatgaGTTTCAACATTTATATAATGTTGTgctacaatcattgacgtcctagttggcaatcgaTGATTAATGACGAATTCCATAactaaatttatatctttgaacaaaaaatcatgacaatgatggggAAGTTTTCACGTTAAGCATATCAAATCTATCACTGAAAAATCTGTTTCGAAAAGCCTTGTATTATGTTTTTATGTGATGATCACTACAATATTCCTGTTATTGGTCGCAGCAGCTCTACAAAAAAACTCATGTTTGATTTAAGagttaagtttatcaaacatcaCACATCTCTTTTTACatgtcgatgcctctgtgctctcttatgctagcTAGAttggaaaaccagcaagctaagtacaagagagcacagaggcatcgatgtgTTAAGCCTTTTTTCTAAATGTTTAACTTAAACCGACCGGGAATGATAccttcaaaaaccataatgtaaAAGAATCAAATAATGATTTGTTTGGaccttatttcaaaaaatcgattatTTTTCTGCCCTTAAAACATCAAGCTTTTCTCATAAACGGGTACAACTAATTAACATTCAAAAACATAGGAAAAAACTCATCATTAGCATAATTGAGCCGACAATAACTCTCGTCATATTCATTACAAATTTTACGTCACTTCCAATTAGAGTGCCTCGTGCTAAACATCAATTTCCTGAATACAATCTCAGAACAATCCTTGAGTATACGCTCAAAACCCCCGCTGAATTACTTTTTGTGCATTACGtttattatttttcgaaaaaaaagtccaTGCAAAATCCCTCATCACTTCGTCatgctttaaaaaaacgttGCGTAAAGCCTTTATTTTGGGATGAAATAATAAGACCGACTAAAAACTCGGCGCTCAGAAATCAAGTTCTTCGTCTATTCAGACCCATCCATCCGAATCCCGTCAATCGTGTCCTCCTCGTCAGCCAACAACACTCTTTCGCATGGcgttttttgaggaaaaaaatatttcaagttgTAATCACATAATGGCTGTTTTTAATTTCCACTCCCTCGGTTGGATGCAGTGCATATGCGCCACCTCTCCCCTTGACTCCCCGGCTTGTCTCTGGTCCAAAGTGTTCAATGTCAGCCAAATGTACCGTTAGTGGGGGCGACAATGAGCCTTTGAATCTATTTTtgctccaaggaaccttctactCCAGAGATcgtactgacgacctttggattgcgagtccaaccgccgccagcgattccaccggagcaggcttggtttggtgagATGTTTGTTCTTATAGCGTGGAGGCGACTGCCCCACTTAGAGTGACTTACCGGCCCAACAACAtctaaggccgggaccgacgttttacttccccatctgaTGGAAGGTTGAAGCAGATGGGATTGAAGCCATGATCTTCCGCTTACTAAGCAGACagcttaaccattcggccaagccTGCTGCCAACTCTGGATTTTTAATCAGCAAGAACAACATCAAACAACCTGCGAAGAAACTgaaataattagttttttttttttttgaggtaaATGGcaataaaaatctgaaaattgtcaaaaaattgctcaaactctaaaattaaaaaaaatttaaaaaatcaaaaagcaacTCTTGGCACATTTTCGCCCAACCTGACAGTATATTTATCCCAACGGTAAACACGCGGCTTCTGAGTGCTGCATTGGGGTAGAAAATTGTCAACCCCCGTTGTCAACTCtacttttgcattatttttttttctcatttcaaccCTCTTGTCGACTCCATTTTTTTCAACCTTCTAGGTACCGTTAGgcgcaaaacacacacacacaatatgGTGGTCGTGGCGTGGCGATGTCAACACTGCAGAACGCCGCCATCCAAAACACGCGGCCTGCTGCGCCGTCATCGTGTCTAGAGTGGAAAGCTTGCCGGCTGCTGGGCCTGAAGAGGGCTTCCCCACCCAGTATGCTGTGATGAAGGGATGAAATCAGAAGGATGAACCATTACGCCTCGGGGGAACAGGCTGGGAGGGTTTTCGTTGTAGAATAAAATCACTATGCAGGTTTTGGGGAAAATCCAATTATTAATTATGCTTTATAGCATCAGTTTAACAaagtaaaactttaaaaacatttttaatgtattttttagcaattttattcCTACTTGGACTAATCCTGaaacaatacaattttaaaaatagtttacaaAATTAGTCGAGATtgaagaaattgatttttaaactattttattataaattgtagttgatttttatcattttaagacAACACGTGCTTAcccgtttttttcgaaattgtgCAGTAACAAGTTGTTGAGATATTCTTTTCCAATTTCATGAGCATTTGTAAGGTAAATTATTCTAGTTTTTTCATAAAGACTGTAACAAGGCAACACAGAAAAAactatggtaatattcatcagggaatggtgacagattttttgtCCAAAAAATGAGTAACattacatcaggaactggtgaattttcatctgtttgttttgaatttttatcaggttcacattattacacatatttttgggtaaatttactcaaaagatgcaatattcaaacaaccaaatttccaacttttcaaaatttacattttttctgagCGTGGTTCTGATGTCTCGGGACTAAATCAAGACCCCCTTAGAGTATAACTGCATCCTGAACTATCAATTCAGTTAAGAAtggtcattttcgcaaaaaaaatggaTGCAGAATTGGTTCCTGAAGTCGGATTCGCGGAAGTTATTCGAAATCTGAAATCTATAATTTTTATTGGGATGTTTTTTTCGGACGATCAACAaaaaaagctaataaatttaagaaaagtaACTAAACAGAAAACAAATACAGTGCTCAAAATGTCCAGCATTTTTGCCAACCTCAAGTTAAAGTGTGATTTAGTGGTTGATTCTATATGCAAAAATAGGCAGATAGCCAAAATTTGAGGTCCAAATAGTGAAATTTTCAGTGAGATCGGTGAAGATCTGGAGAATTTGTAGAACaaaatgacgattttttaatgattcactAATTTTACCCAAATATGGAACAAGTTCAGTAACTGTATCAACCCAAAATACCGAATTACAACCAACTTCAATACTGAGTTTTCTCTCAACGTCAGCAATACTCCTCCTCCCCTCAGGAACGAAGTGCATTGCAAATATATAGAAAATGAGCACATTTTCGTACTTACCCCCTAGTTAGTAGAATCGTCAACTTGTCGCGGCTTTTTGCAACAAAAGTGGTGCTGCACACCATAGGAGAAAAAAGGGCCTGGGTCGGAtccttttcatatttatttgctTGTAAATTATTCATCTTCCAGCCTCGGCAGGCTTGCTATTTGCATTCAGATTATTCGCCCATGTAAATACACTTTTTTGCCTATTTTTCGCAGAAGCATACTTTTTCCAGAGCCCTTGAGCAAGAAATGAACGTTGTCAACGTTGTTGTTGAGGTTGTTTCGGTGGGCCATTGTTGCGTTAACTACCGGGACGACTACTCCAAGCTAATTGAAAACATCCGCCAAATGACTTCGGTGGAACAGCACCAGGTACACAAACGAGCTGTCTTTAGCTGAATTGATaacgaaaataataaaatcataaccAATTCACATATTCATGGACATTTGGTTTGAGGGGAGGGCTTTTCCACCGGGCTGAAATAATCCCAAATCGATTTCCCTTTGGATACGGCGCCGGATATCTTCCCCCTTTGCCTGTAGACCAAGCTCGCTCTCGCACATTGACAACATTCTGGAAGGATTAATTTGAaagataaattttcaatttcgagTTCATTCATAGCTTCATTCGCACGGTATGCATATTCATAGGCCTCCGAGCGTACCTTTCATCTCGGGAACAGACAAGCTGACAAACCTCAAAATGACTAAATCCTGTGGAGCGAATCATCACGGAAATATGGTTTGAACCAGCCATCCCCGTGTCCTGACCACCCATATGGTAAGAGAgcacacggaacaaaatccggtttgcGGAATCGCAAACTTTGCTTCCGATTTACTCTAAAAATCGCAAATCTTGGTTTGCACCCGTCAGCAGGAAGCATTGCTTCCAATATCGCAAACGATGATTTCCGATATCGCAAACGTAACGCTCTTTTGAATCCGTAACGCTGCTCTGTCAAAAGCACGCAGCACGCAGCCACTTCAAATTTCTGCTAttcaaattgaccgttggaGTTCGAATAAAATTGTGCATTccaataagaagaagaagaagaaggagaaTTTTGTTGGtaaacatcatttttattttgttatcaaTAAACCGTTTGCTTTTGCTTGATTAATCTAGATTAGTCCGTCTAATAGACCAGCAAATTTTTGATTGCtaacaaaaatcagtttttttcttCCTTGCGTGGTGAAATCACTTCCTTGCCATCCCGGAAATACTTCACCAGGAATGCCAAATTGACGGCAAACGGCGCCAGGGCATATTTCTGCGCCAACTACACGTGTTCTGAATGTGCCGATGAGCATGCCGTTTCGGTTGCGCAACATCAGCCCCGCAGCATTTCGGCAACGAGAGTTTTGCCACCGCTCTTCGAAAGCGCGTAGGTCAGGCGGTGCCGCTCGACGATCTCCGCCAGAACGAGGCAATCCTTTTCCCAGTCTAGGGGGTGAGGGAAATAAATTAGGAGtccaatttaaattaattatctctCCAACTCACCGTACACCTCATACTTCGACGCGACGCGACCAGCGACGCCGACTTGCGAATCACCAGCTTCGATCTTAAAAAATGCTGGCCAACCGGAACCGACTGCTTTACACCGCGGTTGTAGCAGCAACAGTTGTTTCGGCCAGATCCAGATCAACTACCAAGGGGGAGTGGGGACCTCAACGTTGCTGGTGTCGAGCATGGTGCGTTCAAACTCGCTGAAGCCTCCCGTGATCTGCTGACACTGCTGAGATGAGTCCACTTCCCGTGTCAGCTGACTTTCCGCAAAGTCGTTTGCTTGGTTTTCCTCCAGTGCTCGAGACGGATGCATTAGAGACAGGTGACGTTGTTTTAAACCATCGAGCTCAACTTAGGAGATCTCAGCGTCGTTCCGATCCGCGTCAACGGCCTCTTGGTAGCTCGGGAAGCGGCAAGCTCCCAGCGACCGTCTCCGGTTCTATCTGTTCACTCTTCGAGTCGTCGAACACATGCGAGCTATAACATGTCCAAGAGGTTCTGGTTCTTTCGGGATCTTTACATAACGACGCGACTCAACCGCGTTTGAACTCTTTTGCTTGGCCAGGCGCGAATCGAATAGAGACTTTCGTGAATAAGGAATGAACGCAGAGAGTTTCCCTGGCGGAGATTCCTTCCGATGTACTGGTTTGGACCACAGAGCGAGCCTCCTTTGGCTATAAAAGTTGGGTGGCGAgttaacaaaaaatttgatctaaAGTAAAACAATTCAAACATGTCGTCGTCGCTcatgtgctatcttgtgataagaaaaaaaccccaaaattcttgaaatttttcaattgggtactaaagccctatgtcaatttttatgtacaacgataaaaaacacgattaaaaacaatttctgatcacttttttcattttaatgcaaattttttttttgacaggacaacattttttcgatggatcaactatggtccccttggaacgagctgtcaagtaggaacttttctgtcaagaaggaccgcgaggttaatttttcaaaattgatttaaaaatccattttaaactctttgtggtcgtacaaagggtcattgtactcagaaaaataagctttatcgctgtaaacaataatatcagcaatctaagcttcattttaggacccaattttgtttttttttgcaattcctaaagttgtgaaaaattcataaaataagaaaaaagatTGCTGGCTTGAGACAAATCCAATACATACCTAGTTCCCtatttgaaacaatattttttttttcaaatttcataaaacgttattacagtttttttatttctatagaGGAAAATACTCGAAATCTGCACACTTTTTTATCGGCTTATCACAACTTCGATCAAGAATTACAGCTTTATGTGAAGTAATAATaagcttaaataaaaaaaatagatttttgtttaatttaaaaataaattgaaaatcttaaaatttttaaagtctgaaaattttgaaaattctagaaatttgagaaattcaaggaattgaaaaaaaataatttaaaaaaattcttaaatttaagaaatttaggaaatttaagaaatttaagaaattttaaaaattttagaaattttaaaaattttagaaattttggaaattttagaaattttagaaattttagaaattttagaaatttaagaaatttaagaaatctaagaaattcaagaaattcaagaagtttaagaaatttaagaaatttaagaaatttaagaaatttaagaaatttaagaaatttaagaaatttaagaaatttaagaaatttaagaaatttaagaaatttaagaaatttaagaaatttaagaaatttaagaaatttaaaaaatttaagaaatttatgaaattgaagaaatttaagaaatttaagaaatttaagaaatttaagaaatttaagaaatttaagaaatttaagaaatttaagaaatttaagaaatttaaaaaatttaagaaatttaaaaatttaagaaatttaagaaatttaagaaatttaagaaatttaagaaatttaagaaatttaagaattttaagaaatttaagaaatttaagaaatttaagaaatttaagagaaatttaagaaatttaaaaaatttaagaaatttaagaaatttaagaaatttaagaaatttaagaaatttaagaatttaagaaatttaagaaattaagaaatttaagaaatttaagaaatttaagaaatttaagaaatttaagaaatttaagaaatttaagaaatttaagaaatttaagaaatttaagaaatttaagaaatttaacaaatttaagaaatttaagaaatttaagaaatttaagaaatttaagaaatttaagaaatttaagaaatttaagaaattttagaaatttaagaaattttagaaattttagaaattttagaaattttagaaatttaagaaattttagaaatttaagaaatttaagaaattttagaaatttaagaaattttagaaattttggaaattttggaaattttagaaattttagaaattttagaatatttagaatatttagaaattttagaaattttagaaattttagaaattttagaaattttagaaattttagaaattttagaaattttagaaattttagaaattttagaaattttagaaattttagaaattttagaaattttaaaaaatttagaaattttagaaatttaagaaatttaagaaatttaagaaattttacaaaaatttgaaattttgaaatttaagaaatttaagaaattttagaaattttataaattttagaaattttagaaattttagaaattttagaaattttagaaattttagaaattttagaaattttataccttttagaaattttagaaattttaggaattttataacttttagaaattttagaaattttgaataaaaaaaatgtaagacccattttaatcactctaagccgttcgaccatttctcatcacttttgtagTTTTCCGCTTTTAAATCAACAATTCAGAATTTCAGACCCCCCCTCCACCCCTAGAGCATGACATACttcatggatgacgcctaaaatCAGAACAATTTAAGTCCAGCACCGGTTTGATCTGCTAGACAAGAAATTCCGCTGATCAACTACCATGATCTTACTCCGCGTTCGGTTGGCCTCCCCATCGGACGCGAAAAAACCTACCGGAACGATTTTTCCGCTTCCGTTTGCGCTTGTGCTCCTTGCGGGGATCGATTGCGGTGCTTCTTCTTTTTCCTTTTGTTGTGCTTGTGCGACGAGGATGAAGAGAAGTCGCCGGTTCCAGATTTGCCGGATGTGGTGACATCCACCGCAGGTAGAACTTCCACGCCGTCCGGAGCTTGTTTGGGAAGGGTCAATGGTCACTTTGGTGGCTGGAGGTGGTTCCAGCTATTCACTAGAGGTCGTTGTCAACGTGGTTGCCGATTCCGCCGAAGTGAGCGTTTCTTGGGAACTCGCGGCAACAAGTGTTTCAAGAATCGATGAAGCCGGTTCCGCAGGAGCCTTCAGCTTCTCCATCTGCTTATTTTCCGAATTGACCTCCATGGGTTTGGCGGGAGGTTCCACGATCTCCGGAGCGGGTTCTTCCTTTGGCTGCTCCGGCTCGGAAGACACCGGAGAGTTCGGGATTTCGATGACTTCAACCTTGGGTTTTATGTCCTCCTGCTTTGGAACCTCTGGGGAAATCGGTGTATTGACCTTCTTCTTACGGCCTCGTTAACCTGCGTCGCGGCCGCCTTCGGCGCCAACATCTCCACCGAAATTTCCTCCGCGCTAAGCTTCTCCGACAGTTCCTGGCCGATTTTCGGGATCTTCAGCAGCATTTTTTTCGTCTCGATACCGTTTGCCTCCATGGGATTGTCTCCGGTTCCACTCTTGCGGGGTCGTTTGGGTTGGGAGGTTGGCGCAACGGAAACGACGGAGGTACTCTCCGCCGGAGTCTCTGGGGACTTTTCAAATTCGAGCGAGCTGTTCCGGGTTCGGGACTTGAGCGGGGCTTTCGGCGGGACCACGCTCTCGTGGTCGGAGTCGTCCAACTTGTCGCACTCGAAGCACTGCCAACCGTACAGTTTGGACTTCTTGAGTtctgtaaaataaaaagtgagataaaatttcagcaatattATACCAAATAAATAGTACTCACCATCAACTGGAtcaattttttcgcaaaaatattcGCCACCACCTTCCAAAACGATTTTGatcgtttgtttatgttttaaaagCGGTGAGCAGTCAGCTGATTCTGACACCCTGACAGTGTAACGCATTGTGGCTGCGGCGGACTAAACAAAATTGCGCCGCAAACAAGGTGGTTGCGGTTTCGCAAACAGTTTGCTTCGAtattgaaaacatttatttcaatatcgaaaacatttttcatgattttgaaaacatccATTGTTTTCGAATTCatcgcgattttttttcggatccgccgaccggattttgttccgtgcaGGTATGGGAAAAGCGTCGCCCAGACCGGCATCAAATGACGTAACAAAATGGCTCCAGCAGCAAGTAATTGCAAATTATACATCTGCGTTTTCCCCCGTAATCCTCCCCCTCTTGATGTGATATGATCCTAAACAAATACCTAAAGCCCTCCTACGGTGGGACAGACAAATGGACATCACTGCCACCGATGCGGCGATGTCGAGAGGCTCGGAATTCGATATaatgaaataaacaaaatgccACCAGCATGATTGGAATCGGGCACTAAATTGAAAATTACAATTCATATTCATAACTGCTGCCTGTCAGAAGGGAAATCGGGAAACATTTATGGGAATGGACGCATATAGTTTGCACGCGGGATAACTTTCGGCAATGGACGTTATCAGCTGATTCCTGATGCTGGAGGCACGTTTCGAAACTATGAGGATACGATAAGCGCATGTTATAAAGTTTATTTCAAAAGTAACACAGCAataaaaagtcaataaaaagtAGTAGCTGCGAGTAAAAAGTACACTTATCATACGAAGCAAGCGAgttaaaatctagagtttttttaagagGTAGAC
Protein-coding sequences here:
- the LOC119766114 gene encoding predicted GPI-anchored protein 58 — protein: MRYTVRVSESADCSPLLKHKQTIKIVLEGGGEYFCEKIDPVDELKKSKLYGWQCFECDKLDDSDHESVVPPKAPLKSRTRNSSLEFEKSPETPAESTSVVSVAPTSQPKRPRKSGTGDNPMEANGIETKKMLLKIPKIGQELSEKLSAEEISVEMLAPKAAATQVNEAEDIKPKVEVIEIPNSPVSSEPEQPKEEPAPEIVEPPAKPMEVNSENKQMEKLKAPAEPASSILETLVAASSQETLTSAESATTLTTTSTPDGVEVLPAVDVTTSGKSGTGDFSSSSSHKHNKRKKKKHRNRSPQGAQAQTEAEKSFR